The following proteins are co-located in the Micromonospora viridifaciens genome:
- a CDS encoding IS1 family transposase: MSDARSAPLYCPYCGEEDLRPSEAGHGAWECHACARVFTVRFTGLLSRAVVAR, from the coding sequence ATGAGTGATGCCCGTTCCGCGCCTCTCTACTGCCCGTACTGCGGGGAGGAGGACCTGCGGCCGAGCGAGGCCGGGCACGGCGCCTGGGAGTGCCACGCCTGCGCGCGGGTCTTCACCGTACGGTTCACCGGCCTGCTCTCGCGGGCGGTGGTGGCCCGATGA
- a CDS encoding phosphoadenylyl-sulfate reductase, with protein sequence MSGLVSAAGLGLVGVGGPAPADPAGRDPAELRALAEEAGRELADAPALEIAGWAAETFGDRFCVTSSMADGVLAHLVSRVAPGVDVVFLDTGLHFPETLRVRDEVARRLPVNVRSIRPGLTVGQQDGQYGPRLFSRSPDDCCQLRKVEPLERALTGYDAWAAGLRRDESPTRANTPVVAFDARRGKVKVNPIAGWTQRDVDAYIARHDIPVNELFGRGYGSVGCWPCTRRTKAGEDPRAGRWAMFEKTECGLHT encoded by the coding sequence ATGAGCGGCCTGGTCTCCGCCGCCGGCCTGGGCCTGGTCGGAGTCGGCGGCCCGGCCCCCGCCGACCCGGCGGGGCGCGACCCGGCGGAGCTGCGCGCGCTGGCCGAGGAGGCCGGCCGGGAGCTGGCGGACGCCCCGGCGCTGGAGATCGCCGGCTGGGCCGCGGAGACGTTCGGTGACCGGTTCTGCGTGACCAGCTCGATGGCGGACGGGGTGCTGGCCCACCTGGTCTCCCGGGTCGCGCCCGGCGTCGACGTGGTCTTCCTCGACACCGGGCTGCACTTTCCGGAGACGCTGCGGGTACGCGACGAGGTGGCCCGGCGGCTGCCGGTGAACGTGCGGTCGATCCGGCCCGGGCTGACCGTCGGGCAGCAGGACGGCCAGTACGGCCCCCGCCTGTTCAGCCGGTCCCCGGACGACTGCTGTCAGCTGCGCAAGGTCGAGCCGCTGGAGCGGGCGCTGACCGGGTACGACGCCTGGGCGGCCGGGCTGCGCCGGGACGAGTCGCCGACCCGGGCCAACACCCCCGTGGTGGCCTTCGACGCCCGGCGCGGGAAGGTCAAGGTGAACCCGATCGCCGGCTGGACCCAGCGGGACGTGGACGCCTACATCGCCCGCCACGACATCCCGGTCAACGAGCTGTTCGGCCGGGGCTACGGCTCGGTCGGCTGCTGGCCCTGCACTCGCCGGACGAAGGCGGGGGAGGACCCCCGGGCCGGCCGGTGGGCCATGTTCGAAAAGACCGAGTGCGGCCTGCACACCTGA
- a CDS encoding sirohydrochlorin chelatase: MRPAHLNAHPPVVLVAHGSRDPRAAEATRALARAVAVARPGTPVRPSWLDHTEPGPAAVLRDLAAAGHPRAVLVPLLLTAAYHRKVDIPAALAAAEGGPPIDVRVADVLGPADGPVDRALLAGLRRRLAEAAPGGYDALVLAAAGTRDPRARGSVGRVAAALGADLGVRCRVSYASAAPPAAGVAVAKLRAAGARRVGVAAYFLAPGLFHDAVCAGARDAGAVAVAAPLADAPDLVDLVLRRVAAQLA, encoded by the coding sequence GTGCGGCCTGCACACCTGAACGCCCACCCGCCGGTGGTGCTGGTCGCGCACGGCAGTCGGGACCCGCGGGCGGCCGAGGCGACCCGGGCGCTGGCCCGGGCCGTGGCGGTCGCCCGCCCCGGCACCCCGGTGCGCCCGAGCTGGCTCGACCACACCGAGCCCGGGCCGGCCGCCGTACTGCGCGACCTCGCCGCCGCCGGTCATCCCCGGGCGGTGCTGGTGCCGCTGCTGCTGACCGCCGCGTACCACCGGAAGGTCGACATCCCGGCCGCGCTGGCCGCCGCCGAGGGCGGGCCGCCGATCGACGTACGGGTCGCCGACGTGCTCGGGCCGGCCGACGGGCCGGTTGACCGCGCGCTGCTGGCCGGGTTGCGCCGGCGGTTGGCCGAGGCGGCGCCGGGCGGGTACGACGCCCTGGTGCTGGCCGCGGCGGGCACGCGGGATCCCCGGGCGCGCGGCTCGGTGGGCCGGGTCGCGGCGGCGCTCGGCGCCGACCTGGGGGTGCGCTGCCGCGTGTCGTACGCCTCGGCGGCACCTCCGGCGGCCGGTGTCGCGGTGGCGAAGCTGCGGGCGGCCGGGGCTCGCCGAGTCGGGGTGGCGGCCTACTTCCTGGCGCCCGGCCTGTTCCACGACGCCGTGTGCGCCGGCGCCCGGGATGCCGGGGCGGTGGCCGTGGCCGCGCCGCTGGCCGACGCCCCCGATCTTGTCGACCTGGTCCTCCGCCGCGTCGCCGCCCAGCTCGCATGA
- a CDS encoding WhiB family transcriptional regulator, with amino-acid sequence MDWRHDAVCRDEDPELFFPIGTSGPALLQVEQAKAVCRRCPVTDQCLQWALESGQDAGVWGGMSEEERRAVKRRGGFRVLRAHSA; translated from the coding sequence ATGGACTGGCGCCATGATGCCGTCTGCCGCGACGAGGACCCGGAGCTGTTCTTCCCGATCGGGACGTCCGGTCCGGCCCTGCTGCAGGTGGAGCAGGCCAAGGCCGTCTGCCGGCGCTGCCCGGTGACGGACCAGTGCCTGCAGTGGGCGCTGGAGTCCGGTCAGGACGCCGGCGTCTGGGGCGGGATGAGCGAAGAGGAGCGCCGCGCGGTGAAGCGCCGCGGCGGTTTCCGGGTGCTGCGCGCTCACTCTGCCTGA
- a CDS encoding diacylglycerol/lipid kinase family protein: protein MRAVLVVNPKATTTSERSRDVLVRALRSEVDLSVRYTRRRGHATDLAREAAEEGVDLVVTLGGDGTVNEVVNGLMTAEPPTFRTGETSAERLPALATVPGGSTNVFARALGLPREWPDGTSMILEGLRLGRSRTIGLGRADDRYFTFCAGFGIDAAVIHRVEQARRRGRVSTPALYLRSTVSQYFLGSDRRHPSITLERPGEAAEAELATVIIQNTAPWTYLGEREINPNPEASFDLGLDVLAIRQLRVASTARTVTQFFSRTPDPHGRQVLRLHDLADFTLLSTRPLAFQLDGDYLGEREKVRFASVPAALRVIC, encoded by the coding sequence ATGCGGGCCGTCCTGGTGGTCAACCCGAAGGCCACCACCACCAGCGAACGCAGCCGGGACGTCCTGGTCCGGGCGCTGCGCAGCGAAGTCGACCTGTCGGTGCGGTACACCCGCCGGCGGGGCCACGCCACGGACCTGGCCCGGGAGGCCGCCGAGGAGGGCGTCGACCTGGTGGTCACGCTCGGTGGCGACGGCACGGTCAACGAGGTGGTGAACGGGCTGATGACCGCCGAGCCGCCGACTTTCCGGACCGGGGAGACCTCGGCGGAACGGTTGCCGGCGCTGGCCACCGTCCCCGGCGGCTCCACCAACGTCTTCGCCCGGGCACTCGGCCTGCCCCGGGAGTGGCCGGACGGGACCAGCATGATCCTGGAGGGGCTGCGCCTGGGCCGGTCCCGCACCATCGGCCTGGGCCGGGCGGACGACCGCTACTTCACCTTCTGTGCGGGCTTCGGGATCGACGCGGCGGTGATCCACCGGGTCGAGCAGGCCCGCCGGCGGGGCCGGGTCTCCACGCCGGCGCTCTACCTGCGGTCGACGGTGAGCCAGTATTTCCTCGGCTCGGACCGCCGGCATCCCTCGATCACGCTCGAACGGCCGGGCGAGGCCGCCGAGGCGGAGCTGGCCACCGTCATCATCCAGAACACCGCGCCCTGGACCTATCTGGGTGAGCGGGAGATCAACCCGAACCCGGAGGCGTCGTTCGACCTCGGGCTGGACGTGCTCGCCATCCGGCAGCTCCGGGTGGCCAGCACGGCACGTACGGTGACGCAGTTCTTCTCCCGGACCCCTGACCCGCATGGCCGGCAGGTGCTCCGGCTGCACGACCTGGCCGACTTCACCCTGCTCTCGACCCGTCCGCTGGCCTTCCAGCTGGATGGGGACTACCTGGGCGAGCGGGAGAAAGTCAGATTCGCATCCGTTCCCGCCGCACTGAGAGTAATCTGCTAA
- a CDS encoding ATP-binding protein: MTQLTGQPATDDDVVHLTVPADGGYLGVLRTATAGLAARLQFALDEIEDLRIAVDEACAMLLAIATRNAELECRFAVTEDALTVEVTVPTVRGASLPSESSFAWKVLTALTTSASARAVNGQATISLLTRRASGY; this comes from the coding sequence GTGACTCAACTGACCGGCCAGCCGGCCACCGACGACGATGTCGTGCACCTCACCGTGCCCGCCGACGGCGGGTATCTCGGCGTGCTCCGCACCGCCACGGCCGGCCTGGCGGCCCGGCTGCAGTTCGCCCTCGACGAGATCGAGGACCTGCGCATCGCGGTGGACGAGGCGTGCGCCATGCTGCTCGCCATCGCCACCCGCAACGCCGAGCTGGAGTGCCGGTTCGCGGTCACCGAGGACGCGCTCACCGTCGAGGTGACCGTGCCGACCGTACGGGGAGCCAGCCTCCCCTCCGAGTCGTCCTTCGCCTGGAAGGTGCTCACCGCGCTGACCACCTCGGCGTCCGCCCGGGCCGTCAACGGCCAGGCCACCATCTCCCTGCTGACCCGCCGCGCCTCGGGCTACTGA
- a CDS encoding GNAT family N-acetyltransferase, whose product MVHELADYERSPEQCHLTEEQLASALFAASPALFGHVAVDAAEQPIGFALWFLNFSTWEGVHGIYLEDLYVRPAARGTGVGRRLLATLAAICVERGYRRLEWWMINWNPAARFYAAIGATPMDEWVPYRLTGPALHDLATQAAAAPTQPQA is encoded by the coding sequence ATGGTGCACGAACTCGCCGACTACGAGCGGTCCCCCGAGCAGTGCCACCTCACCGAGGAGCAGCTCGCCAGCGCGCTCTTCGCGGCTTCGCCGGCGCTCTTCGGGCACGTCGCGGTGGACGCGGCGGAGCAGCCCATCGGCTTCGCCCTCTGGTTCCTCAACTTCTCCACCTGGGAGGGTGTGCACGGCATCTACCTGGAGGACCTGTACGTCCGTCCGGCCGCCCGGGGCACCGGGGTGGGCCGCCGGCTGCTCGCCACCCTGGCCGCGATCTGCGTCGAGCGCGGCTACCGGCGGCTGGAGTGGTGGATGATCAACTGGAATCCCGCGGCGCGCTTCTACGCGGCCATCGGGGCCACTCCGATGGACGAGTGGGTGCCCTACCGGCTCACCGGCCCGGCCCTGCACGACCTCGCGACCCAGGCGGCGGCCGCGCCCACGCAGCCGCAGGCCTGA
- the sodN gene encoding superoxide dismutase, Ni, with translation MRLPRILTPRVTVSAHCDLPCGVYDPAQARIEAESVKMICEKYQSNTDAEFRTRAILIKEQRAELVKHHLWVLWTDYFKPQHFEKYPQLHQLFNETTKLAGSAGAKGSMDPAVADKLLGKIDEISKIFWETKQA, from the coding sequence ATGCGCCTTCCCCGCATCCTCACGCCCCGTGTGACCGTCAGCGCCCACTGTGACCTGCCGTGCGGCGTTTACGACCCGGCCCAGGCTCGCATCGAGGCCGAGTCGGTCAAAATGATCTGCGAGAAGTACCAGTCCAACACCGACGCGGAGTTCCGCACGCGGGCCATCCTCATCAAGGAGCAGCGCGCCGAGCTGGTCAAGCACCACCTGTGGGTGCTCTGGACCGACTACTTCAAGCCGCAGCACTTCGAGAAGTACCCGCAGCTGCACCAGCTCTTCAACGAGACCACCAAGCTCGCGGGCTCCGCCGGCGCCAAGGGCAGCATGGACCCGGCGGTCGCCGACAAGCTGCTCGGAAAGATCGACGAGATCTCGAAGATCTTCTGGGAGACCAAGCAGGCGTGA
- a CDS encoding S24/S26 family peptidase, with amino-acid sequence MGAPNGSAPPVLRGPLAAVLVTGPSMAPTLRHGDAVLVRTGGRPVRPGDVVVAVFRSRPDLLVVKRAVRPQDGGWWVRGDNALVTDDSRAYGVADVRGRVVARYWPRLGLVKSRQDRI; translated from the coding sequence GTGGGTGCCCCGAACGGCTCCGCCCCGCCCGTGCTGCGCGGTCCGCTGGCGGCCGTGCTGGTCACCGGCCCTTCCATGGCCCCGACCCTGCGGCACGGGGACGCGGTGCTGGTGCGTACCGGCGGTCGGCCGGTCCGCCCGGGCGACGTGGTGGTCGCCGTCTTCCGCAGCCGCCCCGACCTGCTCGTGGTCAAGCGCGCGGTCCGCCCGCAGGACGGCGGCTGGTGGGTACGCGGCGACAACGCCCTGGTCACCGACGACTCCCGGGCGTACGGGGTGGCCGACGTGCGGGGTCGGGTGGTGGCCCGGTACTGGCCGCGCCTCGGGCTGGTCAAAAGCCGACAGGACCGGATATGA
- a CDS encoding NAD(P)-dependent malic enzyme has protein sequence MSTSTPDPADPVFRLHAGGKMAVASTVPLTSRDDLSLAYTPGVARVCEAIAADPDLADDYTWVSHTVAVVTDGSAVLGLGNIGPRAALPVMEGKAVLFKQFAGVDAVPICLDTQDVDEIVAAVRALAPSFGGINLEDISAPRCFEVERRLDEALPIPVFHDDQHGTAIVVLAALRNAATLLNRKLGDLRVAVSGAGAAGVAVTKMLIAGGVNPDQVVVCDSKGIIGRHRELTGTKAELAEITNAAGRQGDVSEALRGADVLIGVSGGQIPEAAVAGMAPGGIVFALANPTPEVHPEVARRHVAVVATGRSDYPNQINNVLAFPGVFRGALDARATRITDGMKVAAADAIANVVAESLTPEAIVPSPLDPRVAPAVAEAVAEAARRDGVARR, from the coding sequence ATGTCTACGTCCACCCCGGACCCTGCTGATCCCGTCTTCCGGCTGCACGCCGGCGGCAAGATGGCCGTCGCCTCGACCGTTCCGCTCACCAGCCGGGACGACCTCTCCCTCGCGTACACCCCCGGGGTGGCCCGGGTGTGCGAGGCGATCGCCGCCGACCCCGACCTCGCCGACGACTACACCTGGGTGTCGCACACCGTCGCCGTGGTCACCGACGGCTCCGCCGTACTCGGTCTGGGCAACATCGGCCCCCGCGCGGCGCTGCCGGTGATGGAGGGCAAGGCGGTGCTGTTCAAGCAGTTCGCGGGCGTGGACGCGGTACCCATCTGCCTCGACACCCAGGACGTGGACGAGATCGTCGCGGCGGTCCGGGCGCTCGCCCCCTCGTTCGGCGGGATCAACCTGGAGGACATCAGCGCGCCGCGCTGCTTCGAGGTGGAGCGCCGGCTGGACGAGGCGCTGCCGATCCCGGTCTTCCACGACGACCAGCACGGCACCGCGATCGTGGTGCTGGCCGCGCTACGCAACGCGGCCACCCTGCTCAACCGCAAGCTCGGCGACCTGCGGGTGGCGGTCAGCGGGGCCGGGGCGGCCGGCGTGGCGGTGACGAAGATGCTGATCGCCGGGGGCGTGAACCCGGACCAGGTCGTGGTCTGCGACTCGAAGGGCATCATCGGCCGGCACCGCGAGCTGACCGGGACCAAGGCAGAGTTGGCCGAGATCACCAACGCCGCCGGCCGGCAGGGCGACGTCAGCGAGGCGCTGCGCGGCGCGGACGTGCTGATCGGCGTCTCCGGCGGGCAGATCCCCGAGGCGGCGGTGGCCGGGATGGCCCCGGGCGGCATCGTCTTCGCGCTGGCCAACCCCACCCCCGAGGTGCACCCCGAGGTGGCCCGCCGGCACGTCGCGGTGGTTGCCACCGGGCGCAGCGACTACCCCAACCAGATCAACAATGTGCTCGCCTTCCCCGGCGTGTTCCGGGGCGCGCTGGACGCCCGGGCCACCCGGATCACCGACGGGATGAAGGTGGCCGCGGCCGACGCCATCGCCAACGTGGTCGCCGAGTCGCTCACCCCGGAGGCCATTGTGCCCTCGCCGCTCGACCCGCGGGTCGCCCCGGCGGTCGCCGAGGCGGTCGCCGAGGCCGCCCGCCGCGACGGCGTGGCTCGCCGCTGA